The following are encoded together in the Equus przewalskii isolate Varuska chromosome 14, EquPr2, whole genome shotgun sequence genome:
- the SFTPB gene encoding pulmonary surfactant-associated protein B isoform X1, which produces MAKSHLLLWLLLLPTLCGPGSAVWTTSSLACAQGTEFWCQSLEQALQCKALGHCLQEVWGHAGPDDLCQECEDIVRILTNMTKEAIFQDTMRKFLERECDVLPLKLLVPQCHHMLDVYFPVVIDYFQSQINPRAICKYLGLCKLERPEPGLEPEGLNPLLDKLVLPELPGEIPGPQTLDLSEQRFPIPLPFCWLCRTLIKRVQAMIPKGVLAVAVAQVCHVVPLVVGGICQCLAERYTVILLDALLGRFVPQLVCGLVLRCSSEDGTGPALTALGSLPGKWLSQDSKCQLCLFVTTQARNSSTQAMPQAMRQACLGSWLDRQKCEQFLEQHMPQLQTLASRGWAAHATCQALGVCATTFSPLQCVGSPHF; this is translated from the exons ATGGCCAAGTCACAcctgctgctgtggctgctgctgctccccacACTCTGTGGCCCAGGCTCTG CTGTCTGGACAACCTCATCGCTGGCCTGTGCCCAGGGCACTGAGTTCTGGTGCCAAAGCCTGGAGCAAGCATTGCAGTGCAAAGCCCTGGGGCACTGCCTACAGGAAGTCTGGGGACACGCAGGACCA GATGATCTGTGCCAGGAATGTGAAGACATTGTCCGCATCCTCACCAATATGACCAAGGAGGCCATTTTCCAG GACACGATGCGGAAGTTCCTGGAGCGTGAGTGTGACGTCCTCCCCTTGAAGCTGCTCGTGCCCCAGTGCCACCACATGCTGGATGTCTACTTCCCAGTGGTCATCGACTACTTCCAGAGCCAGATT AACCCGAGGGCCATCTGCAAGTACCTGGGCCTGTGCAAACTTGAGCGtccagagccagggctggagccAGAGGGATTGAACCCTCTGCTGGACAAGCTGGTCCTCCCCGAGCTGCCTGGAGAGATACCTGGGCCTCAGACACTG gatctcTCTGAGCAGCGGtttcccatccccctccccttCTGCTGGCTCTGCAGGACTCTGATCAAGCGGGTCCAAGCTATGATTCCCAAG GGTGTGCTGGCCGTGGCTGTGGCCCAGGTGTGTCACGTGGTACCCCTGGTGGTGGGTGGCATCTGCCAGTGCCTGGCCGAGCGCTACACTGTCATCCTTCTGGACGCACTGCTGGGCCGCTTTGTGCCCCAGCTGGTCTGCGGCCTCGTCCTCAGGTGCTCCAGCGAGGATGGCACTGGCCCAG CCCTCACCGCTCTAGGGTCCCTGCCGGGAAAATGGCTATCACAAGACTCCAAGTGCCAGCTCTGCCTGTTTGTGACCACCCAGGCAAGAAACAGCAGCACGCAGGCCATGCCACAGGCAATGCGCCAGGCCTGCCTCGGCTCCTGGCTGGACAGGCAAAAG TGTGAGCAATTTTTGGAGCAGCACATGCCACAGCTGCAGACCCTGGCATCCAGGGGCTGGGCTGCCCATgccacctgccag GCCCTGGGGGTGTGTGCAACCACGTTCAGTCCTCTCCAGTGTGTCGGCAGCCCCCACTTCTGA
- the SFTPB gene encoding pulmonary surfactant-associated protein B isoform X2 has protein sequence MAKSHLLLWLLLLPTLCGPGSAVWTTSSLACAQGTEFWCQSLEQALQCKALGHCLQEVWGHAGPDDLCQECEDIVRILTNMTKEAIFQDTMRKFLERECDVLPLKLLVPQCHHMLDVYFPVVIDYFQSQINPRAICKYLGLCKLERPEPGLEPEGLNPLLDKLVLPELPGEIPGPQTLDLSEQRFPIPLPFCWLCRTLIKRVQAMIPKCLAERYTVILLDALLGRFVPQLVCGLVLRCSSEDGTGPALTALGSLPGKWLSQDSKCQLCLFVTTQARNSSTQAMPQAMRQACLGSWLDRQKCEQFLEQHMPQLQTLASRGWAAHATCQALGVCATTFSPLQCVGSPHF, from the exons ATGGCCAAGTCACAcctgctgctgtggctgctgctgctccccacACTCTGTGGCCCAGGCTCTG CTGTCTGGACAACCTCATCGCTGGCCTGTGCCCAGGGCACTGAGTTCTGGTGCCAAAGCCTGGAGCAAGCATTGCAGTGCAAAGCCCTGGGGCACTGCCTACAGGAAGTCTGGGGACACGCAGGACCA GATGATCTGTGCCAGGAATGTGAAGACATTGTCCGCATCCTCACCAATATGACCAAGGAGGCCATTTTCCAG GACACGATGCGGAAGTTCCTGGAGCGTGAGTGTGACGTCCTCCCCTTGAAGCTGCTCGTGCCCCAGTGCCACCACATGCTGGATGTCTACTTCCCAGTGGTCATCGACTACTTCCAGAGCCAGATT AACCCGAGGGCCATCTGCAAGTACCTGGGCCTGTGCAAACTTGAGCGtccagagccagggctggagccAGAGGGATTGAACCCTCTGCTGGACAAGCTGGTCCTCCCCGAGCTGCCTGGAGAGATACCTGGGCCTCAGACACTG gatctcTCTGAGCAGCGGtttcccatccccctccccttCTGCTGGCTCTGCAGGACTCTGATCAAGCGGGTCCAAGCTATGATTCCCAAG TGCCTGGCCGAGCGCTACACTGTCATCCTTCTGGACGCACTGCTGGGCCGCTTTGTGCCCCAGCTGGTCTGCGGCCTCGTCCTCAGGTGCTCCAGCGAGGATGGCACTGGCCCAG CCCTCACCGCTCTAGGGTCCCTGCCGGGAAAATGGCTATCACAAGACTCCAAGTGCCAGCTCTGCCTGTTTGTGACCACCCAGGCAAGAAACAGCAGCACGCAGGCCATGCCACAGGCAATGCGCCAGGCCTGCCTCGGCTCCTGGCTGGACAGGCAAAAG TGTGAGCAATTTTTGGAGCAGCACATGCCACAGCTGCAGACCCTGGCATCCAGGGGCTGGGCTGCCCATgccacctgccag GCCCTGGGGGTGTGTGCAACCACGTTCAGTCCTCTCCAGTGTGTCGGCAGCCCCCACTTCTGA
- the SFTPB gene encoding pulmonary surfactant-associated protein B isoform X3 translates to MAKSHLLLWLLLLPTLCGPGSAVWTTSSLACAQGTEFWCQSLEQALQCKALGHCLQEVWGHAGPDDLCQECEDIVRILTNMTKEAIFQDTMRKFLERECDVLPLKLLVPQCHHMLDVYFPVVIDYFQSQINPRAICKYLGLCKLERPEPGLEPEGLNPLLDKLVLPELPGEIPGPQTLGVLAVAVAQVCHVVPLVVGGICQCLAERYTVILLDALLGRFVPQLVCGLVLRCSSEDGTGPALTALGSLPGKWLSQDSKCQLCLFVTTQARNSSTQAMPQAMRQACLGSWLDRQKCEQFLEQHMPQLQTLASRGWAAHATCQALGVCATTFSPLQCVGSPHF, encoded by the exons ATGGCCAAGTCACAcctgctgctgtggctgctgctgctccccacACTCTGTGGCCCAGGCTCTG CTGTCTGGACAACCTCATCGCTGGCCTGTGCCCAGGGCACTGAGTTCTGGTGCCAAAGCCTGGAGCAAGCATTGCAGTGCAAAGCCCTGGGGCACTGCCTACAGGAAGTCTGGGGACACGCAGGACCA GATGATCTGTGCCAGGAATGTGAAGACATTGTCCGCATCCTCACCAATATGACCAAGGAGGCCATTTTCCAG GACACGATGCGGAAGTTCCTGGAGCGTGAGTGTGACGTCCTCCCCTTGAAGCTGCTCGTGCCCCAGTGCCACCACATGCTGGATGTCTACTTCCCAGTGGTCATCGACTACTTCCAGAGCCAGATT AACCCGAGGGCCATCTGCAAGTACCTGGGCCTGTGCAAACTTGAGCGtccagagccagggctggagccAGAGGGATTGAACCCTCTGCTGGACAAGCTGGTCCTCCCCGAGCTGCCTGGAGAGATACCTGGGCCTCAGACACTG GGTGTGCTGGCCGTGGCTGTGGCCCAGGTGTGTCACGTGGTACCCCTGGTGGTGGGTGGCATCTGCCAGTGCCTGGCCGAGCGCTACACTGTCATCCTTCTGGACGCACTGCTGGGCCGCTTTGTGCCCCAGCTGGTCTGCGGCCTCGTCCTCAGGTGCTCCAGCGAGGATGGCACTGGCCCAG CCCTCACCGCTCTAGGGTCCCTGCCGGGAAAATGGCTATCACAAGACTCCAAGTGCCAGCTCTGCCTGTTTGTGACCACCCAGGCAAGAAACAGCAGCACGCAGGCCATGCCACAGGCAATGCGCCAGGCCTGCCTCGGCTCCTGGCTGGACAGGCAAAAG TGTGAGCAATTTTTGGAGCAGCACATGCCACAGCTGCAGACCCTGGCATCCAGGGGCTGGGCTGCCCATgccacctgccag GCCCTGGGGGTGTGTGCAACCACGTTCAGTCCTCTCCAGTGTGTCGGCAGCCCCCACTTCTGA